In Conger conger chromosome 12, fConCon1.1, whole genome shotgun sequence, one DNA window encodes the following:
- the dimt1l gene encoding probable dimethyladenosine transferase isoform X2, producing MFNTGIGQHILKNPLVVNGIIEKAALRPTDVVLEVGPGTGNMTVKLLEKAKKVVACELDTRLVAELQKRVQCTPMQTKLQILVGDVLKAELPFFDVCVANLPYQISSPFVFKLLLHRPFFRCAVLMFQREFAMRLVAKPGDKLYCRLSINTQLLARVDHLMKVGKNNFRPPPKVESSVVRIEPKNPPPPVNFQEWDGLVRIAFIRKNKTLNAAFKSTAVEQLLEKNYRIHCSVHNIEIPTDFSIAQKIEGVLRETEFGEKRARSMDIDDFMVLLHAFNSAGIHFS from the exons ATGTTCAACACTGGAATCGGgcagcacattttgaaaaacccaTTGGTGGTCAATGGCATTATTGAGAAG GCAGCTCTTAGACCAACAGACGTGGTGCTGGAGGTCGGACCAGGAACTGGTAACATGACCGTCAAACTGCTGGAGAAGGCAAAAAAG GTTGTTGCTTGCGAGCTGGACACCAGGCTTGTTGCTGAACTTCAGAAGAGAGTGCAGTGCAC GCCAATGCAGACGAAGCTGCAGATCTTGGTGGGAGACGTGTTGAAGGCAGAGCTGCCCTTCTTTGATGTTTGTGTGGCCAACTTGCCTTATCAG ATCTCATCGCCCTTTGTGTTCAAGCTGCTTCTTCATAGGCCGTTTTTCAG GTGTGCGGTGCTGATGTTCCAGCGGGAGTTCGCCATGCGGCTGGTGGCCAAACCTGGGGACAAACTCTACTGCCGCCTGTCCATCAACACGCAGCTGCTGGCCCGCGTGGACCACCTGATGAAG GTGGGGAAGAACAACTTTCGGCCTCCTCCTAAAGTGGAGTCCAGCGTGGTCAGAATAGAACCAAAAAATCCTCCCCCGCCAGTTAACTTTCAG GAATGGGACGGCCTTGTGAGAATAGCATTTATAAGAAAAAATAAGACTCTCAATGCAGCATTCAA ATCCACAGCAGTTGAGCAACTGTTGGAAAAGAATTACAGGATTCACTGTTCTGTGCACAACATT GAAATCCCAACAGACTTCAGCATCGCGCAAAAAATAGAGGGAGTTCTCCGGGAAACAGAGTTTGGTGAGAAGCGTGCTCGGTCCATGGACATCGATGACTTCATGGT GCTTCTCCACGCTTTTAATTCAGCTGGGATCCACTTCTCCTAA
- the dimt1l gene encoding probable dimethyladenosine transferase isoform X1 — protein MPKVKSEKRSRQHQEVKSQGIMFNTGIGQHILKNPLVVNGIIEKAALRPTDVVLEVGPGTGNMTVKLLEKAKKVVACELDTRLVAELQKRVQCTPMQTKLQILVGDVLKAELPFFDVCVANLPYQISSPFVFKLLLHRPFFRCAVLMFQREFAMRLVAKPGDKLYCRLSINTQLLARVDHLMKVGKNNFRPPPKVESSVVRIEPKNPPPPVNFQEWDGLVRIAFIRKNKTLNAAFKSTAVEQLLEKNYRIHCSVHNIEIPTDFSIAQKIEGVLRETEFGEKRARSMDIDDFMVLLHAFNSAGIHFS, from the exons ATGCCGAAAGTCAAATCCGAAAAGAGAAGCAGACAACACCAGGAAGTTAAAAGTCaag GTATAATGTTCAACACTGGAATCGGgcagcacattttgaaaaacccaTTGGTGGTCAATGGCATTATTGAGAAG GCAGCTCTTAGACCAACAGACGTGGTGCTGGAGGTCGGACCAGGAACTGGTAACATGACCGTCAAACTGCTGGAGAAGGCAAAAAAG GTTGTTGCTTGCGAGCTGGACACCAGGCTTGTTGCTGAACTTCAGAAGAGAGTGCAGTGCAC GCCAATGCAGACGAAGCTGCAGATCTTGGTGGGAGACGTGTTGAAGGCAGAGCTGCCCTTCTTTGATGTTTGTGTGGCCAACTTGCCTTATCAG ATCTCATCGCCCTTTGTGTTCAAGCTGCTTCTTCATAGGCCGTTTTTCAG GTGTGCGGTGCTGATGTTCCAGCGGGAGTTCGCCATGCGGCTGGTGGCCAAACCTGGGGACAAACTCTACTGCCGCCTGTCCATCAACACGCAGCTGCTGGCCCGCGTGGACCACCTGATGAAG GTGGGGAAGAACAACTTTCGGCCTCCTCCTAAAGTGGAGTCCAGCGTGGTCAGAATAGAACCAAAAAATCCTCCCCCGCCAGTTAACTTTCAG GAATGGGACGGCCTTGTGAGAATAGCATTTATAAGAAAAAATAAGACTCTCAATGCAGCATTCAA ATCCACAGCAGTTGAGCAACTGTTGGAAAAGAATTACAGGATTCACTGTTCTGTGCACAACATT GAAATCCCAACAGACTTCAGCATCGCGCAAAAAATAGAGGGAGTTCTCCGGGAAACAGAGTTTGGTGAGAAGCGTGCTCGGTCCATGGACATCGATGACTTCATGGT GCTTCTCCACGCTTTTAATTCAGCTGGGATCCACTTCTCCTAA